The region CCACTTCCTCCTGGGGAATGGCGATAGTCAGGTCCACGCCAGATTATCCGCTGTCTGCTGCGCAAAATCAGATACGGAAATCCACCAGGGATTGTTCAGTGTCTTTCCCTCCCAGTAAACGCTGATGCCTTCCTTTTTCTCAGTTCCCGCTTCCGCCTCCCCGGCACTGTCATTGGTGGCGGATACTGCCTCCAGTCCATTGGACGTGCAGGCTGCCAGGCTCAGGGCCGCCATACCAGTCAACAGGATAGTCCTCAAGGACTTCGGACAAAAAAAGAGCATATACAGCATAAAATGCCGTATGCTCTGCTCATCTTCTATTTTTGATTTGTTTTAATCTGTTATTTTTTTCACACTTCCGCGTTTCACCGGGCTGGTCCCTATCTCCACACCGCACAGATAGGCCACCGCCTTGCTGGTGCCCTGTACATTGTTGATTCTCTGCTCCTTCAGCATGTATCCGCAGTCCATTTCCTTTATTTTCTGGATGATTTCCTGGCGGCGCTTCTCACCCACTCCTGGTTTGTTATTTAAAACCAGAGAAACCGTAGCCGTGGACACCCCCAGCATTTCCGCTATGTCTTTTGCTCTCAGCGCCATTTACAGACCCTCTTGCCATACAATTAAGTTGATTTTACTAAATTATTAACTAAATTGCAATACCAAAAGGCATTCCGGATATCTCCGGACATCTCCATGGAAAGCCTAGATTCTTCCGCTGCCAAGCTCCAGCAGCTTCACGCTCCCGCTCTCAAGAGTGGCCCTGAGATTCAGAATGCGCTGGTTGGAGGACCCCCGGAAGGGAAGGCTGATATCCTTAAGAGCCTCCACGAACCGACCGTCCACCAGCACGTCAATCATGGACAGCATCCGGTCCGTATATTCACACCTGGCCCGGCCGTCCTTCAGAAGGTCCTGTTCCAGGGTATATCCTGTATAGCACCACAGATTCTTCTGCGGATAGCGGGCCCTCACCTTTTCCAAAAAAGGCACCAGCACCTCCTGGTTCTCAGGCTCAAACGGCTCTCCCCCCAGAAGGGTGAGACCCTCTATATAATCCGGAGCAAGGGCTTCCAGGATTTCCTCCTGCGTCTCCCCTGTAAAGGGTATCCCGAAGTTAAAATCCCACGCCTCCTCGTTAAAACAGCCCGGACAGTGATGGGTACACCCTGACACAAACAGGGATACCCTCACGCCTGCGCCGTTGGCAATATCATTCTTCTTGATTGTACCGTAATTCATCTTATAAATGGAGCACCCTTTCCTTGATTTCCTGGGTCCTGCCCTGGTTCCAGAACTGAGTTCCGATATAGCCGCAGGTTCTCCTGGCCACGTTCAGCTTGTTCTCGTCCCGGTTGCCGCACTTGGGGCATTCCCACACCAGCTTGCCGCTCTCATCCGTCACAATCTGAATCTCGCCGTCAAATCCGCATTCCTGGCAGAAATCGCTCTTTGTGTTTAACTCCGCGTACATGATATTGTCATAGATATACCGTATGATCCCCAGCACGGCCGGAATATTGTTCTGCATGTTGGGCACCTCCACGTAGCTGATGGCTCCGCCGGTGGAAAGAGCCTGGAACTGCGACTCAAATTTCAGCTTTGAGAAGGCGTCAATTTCCTCGGAAACATTTACATGGTAGCTGTTGGTAATATAGCTTCTGTCCGTCACGCCCTCGATGATGCCGAAACGCTTCTGGAGGCATTTGGCAAACTTATAAGTGGTGCTCTCTATGGGCGAACCATAGATGCTGAATCCGATGTTAGTCTCATCCTTCCAGCGGTTGCAGGCCTTATTCATGTACTCCATGACCTCCAGGGCAAAGGGAGTGGCCGCCTGGTCGGTATGGGACTTTCCGGTCATGTACTTCACGCACTCATAGAGCCCCGCATATCCCAGGGAAATAGTGGAATAACCGCCGTAAAGAAGCCTGTCAATGGTTTCGCCCTTCTTAAGCCTTGCCAGGGCGCCGTTCTGCCAGAGAATGGGCGCCGCGTCGGACAGAGTGCCTCTCAGACGGTTGTGGCGGCACATCAGGGCCCGGTAGCACAGATCCAGCCTCTCGTCAAATATCTTCCAAAAGGCTTCCATATCCCCGCCGGAGGACAGGGCCACATCCACCAGGTTGATGGTCACCACGCCCTGGTTGAAACGGCCGTAGAATTTATAATTCCCGTTCTCATCCTTCCAGGGGCTTAAGGCGCTGCGGCATCCCATGACAGGGAAGCAGTTTCCTTCCTTTAATTCCATCATCTTCTTCTCGGAAATATAGTCGGGAACAAGGCGCTTGGCCGTACATTTCGCAGCCATCTCGGTCAGGTAATAATACTCGGTTCCCTCGTTGACATTATCCTCCTCCAGTACATAAATCAGCTTGGGGAATGCCGGCGTAATCCACACGCCCGACTCATTCTTCACGCCCTGGCAGCGCTGCTTCAGAGTCTCCTCGATAATCATGGCCAGGTCCTTTTTCTCCCGCTCGTTCTTAGCCTCATTCAGGTACATGAACACGGTCAGGAAGGGGGCCTGTCCGTTGGTGGTCATCAGTGTGATAACCTGATACTGGATGGTCTGGACTCCCTTGGTAACCTCCTTACGAAGTCTGTTTTCCACCACTTCATGGATGGCTTTCTCGGAAGGCATGCAGCCAAAGGTCTTTACCTCTTCCTGAACCTCCGCGTATATTTTCTTTCTGGACACATCCACAAAGGGAGCCAGATGGGCCAGGCTGATGCTCTGCCCGCCGTACTGGTTGCTGGCTACCTGGGCGATAATCTGAGTGGCGATATTGCAGGCCGTGGAAAAGCTGTGGGGCTTCTCAATCCTGGTCTCGCTGATAACCGTGCCGTTCTGCAGCATGTCCTCCAGATTCACCAGGTCGCAGTTGTGCATGTGCTGAGCAAAATAATCGGAATCATGGAAATGAATAATGCCCTCCCTGTCCGCCTCCACGATATCCTGCGGAAGGAGCATCCTCTTGGTCAGGTCCTTGCTGACCTCGCCGGCCATGTAATCTCTCTGCACACTGTTAACCGTTGGATTCTTGTTGGAATTCTCCTGCTTCACATCCTCGTTATTGCACTCAATCAGGGACAGAATGCGGTTATCCGTTGTATTGGCCTTGCGTATGAGGGAGCGCTGGTAACGATATCTCACATAATCCTTTGCAAGCTCAAACGCGCCTGTAGACATGATCTGGTTCTCCACCATATCCTGGATCTCCTCAACGGACACGGCCCTGTTAAGTTTTACACACTTGTACTCAACGTAATCCGCAATGTCCTTAATCTGCTCCAGACTCAGCTTGTTTTTTCCGGCAGCCGTATTTGCCTTTGCCACAGCCACCACGATCTTATTGTTGTCAAAATCCTCTTCCGCGCCATTCCTCTTAATAATCTTCATCGTCACTACACTCCTTTTATCCAAATGCTCTCCCACGCTGCCTGTATTCAGGTAAACGGTTTAAAGGCATCTTATCACAGAATACTGAAAAAATCTGTTGCTTGTGCAACAGTATAAGATTTTAGCACTAAATGTTGTGTTTTTCAAGAGGAAGTATACGATAAGATGTATTTCAGAAAAATAAATCAATTGGCTGAAATCCCGGCCAAACCCGAAAATAAGTCTGACAGCAAAAGGCGTCCTATTTCAGGTAGTCACCTGCCGGGGATGTGTTATATTGTTTCAGTATCCCAATCACCACAGAACCGTCCGGTTCCCGCACAGCTCTCCCTCTCCACCAGGTGGTGGGGAACAATGATTTTCGTAGCCACCAGCTCCGGATTTTCCACATGGCTTATCATCTGGGCGGCTGCCTCGATTCCCAGCTGGCAGGCATTCACATCCACGGATGTCAAAGGCGGAAATGTAAGTCTGGAGAGAAGGGAATTATTAAAGGACAGGATGGATACATCTCCCGGAATGGATAGTCCCAGACCAATACAGGTCTTTTCCAGGGCCACTGCCAGTATGTCATCGCTGACCAGCACGGCCGTGGGTCTGTCCTCTCTTGCGAACAGGGCTTCCAGGGCCTGGTCCTGCTCCTCCGGCACAGAGGGCACCTCCACGCACAGCTGGCCGTCAAAAGGAATGCCCCTCTCTGCCAGGGCCAGCATATACCCCATTTTCCTGTCATTGTTATACAGCAGAAAGCGGTCTCCGGACAGGCAGGCAATCCTTACATGGCCCAGATTCAGCAGGTACTCAGCCGCCTCCCTGCCCGCGAGCACATTGTCGTTATCCACATAGATGGTCTGGTTCACATTCCTGCATGCCTTTCCTATGAGCACATACAGCAGTCCCTCTTCATAGAGATAATCCAGAACCGGGTCCTGCTCCCTGGAGTAGAGCACGATAAATCCCTCTGCCAGGCCGGTTCTCGCCATGGTCTTTATGGCCTGCAGAACCTCATCCTCATTCTGTCCCGTGATCACGGTATTGATGTACTGCTTCTGGTTGCAATACTGGCTGATTCCCCGTATCATCTCCAGATAGAAGGGATTCTGGTAAGCCTCCCACTCCGACGGGGGCAGAATGATTCCCACGGTGCGGGAATTCTGGGTGGCCAGGCTGCTGGCTTGAAAATTCGGTTCATAGCCCAGCTTCGCCATGGCCTGCCGGACCTTTTCCTTGGTCTGGCGGCTGATAGAGGGATGATCCCTGCATGTCCGGCTTACGGTTGACGGCGACACCCCCGCAAGGGCAGCCACGTCTTTGATTGTAACAGGCATAAACAGCCTCCTTAATATACGTTTCATTTTCATCGTCACGGGGATGTATATATACATGTTGACCGAATCCATCACCGCAATCCATATACATCCTTCCTATATTGTAAAGTTTAATGCAATTTTTGTCAACTCGTTTGCGCTCTTTTTGCGTAATCTTCTCCCGTTCGTTTGCATTCCCCTTTAAGAAAACTGCACAAATACCTGGCGCTGTTTTTGTTCAAAACGTAGAAAACAAAGGATTCTCAAAATATCTATTGCATTCTTCAGACAGCCGGACTATATTTAATGCAATCGGTTGCGTAAATAATGCAACAATCAAACTCAGGAGGTTACATATGAACAAGAACACTGACGGCTGTATTGGAATCAGGATTCTCTCCCCTTTAACCGGAACAGCGGTTCCATTGGAGGAAGTGCCGGACCCTGTATTTTCACAAAAAATCATAGGAGACGGCGTTGCCATCCTGCCTCAGGACGGCAATCTGGTCAGTCCCATTGACGCAGAGGTGGTTTCCATTGCAGAGACCCTCCACGCCTATGGCCTGCGTTCAGAGAACGGCATAGAGGTCATGATCCACTTCGGCCTGGAGACCGTGGCCTTAAAGGGAGAATGCTTCCAGTGCTGTGTAAAGGTTGGAGATAAGGTAAAGGCCGGCGAACTGTTGGCAAAAGCCGATTTAAAGGCCCTTGAGGAAAAACAGGTCAATACCATCACGCCTGTCCTCATCTGCGGCGGAATGGAAGGCCGCTCCATGAATGCCTTCACAGGTCCTGTAAAGGCGGGAACAGATGCCGTGATAACGGTTTTAGACCATTGTCCGCCGGACGGGACCGCAGAAGCTGAGACAGCCGCCCTCCAAAATCCAGACGGCGCCCCGGCGGCAAATGCGTCTTCCCTCACAGACACCGCGGACAGGAAAACAGGAAAGACCCGAAAATCCCTGATAAATTTTGACTTTCTCCAAAAGCTGGGCAAGGTTCTGATGACAGTCATTGCCGTCATGCCCGCGGCCGGACTGATGATCAGCGTAGGAAAGCTGATACAGATGGCAGGCATCCAGGCCATCTACGGACCAAAAGCAGATGTGCTCAAATCCGATATCAATGATATACTGTAAACAGGCCGCTGCCACTTACGCACCGCAGCTGCCCTCTGTAACTGAAAACCACCGGAGGCAGGTAATATGAAAATAATGACGCTTAACACACACAGTCTGGCGGAACCGGAATATGAATCCAAGCTCGCTGCCTTTGCCGGCTCCCTTGTCCAAATCAAACCGGATATCATCGCCCTCCAGGAGGTCAACCAGTCCAGGGACGCTCTCCCCGCAGCCCCCGGCCGGCTGCGGGAATCCTGCTACGTCCCCTGCCGCGCCATAGGCTTAAGTACGGACTCCCCCTGCGCGCCACGCGCAGTTATCCGCGCAGACAACCACGCCTTTAACCTGGCGCTGCTCCTGGCCCGGGCCGGTGTTTCCTATCAATGGACCTGGACTCCGGCCAAGGCAGGATACGGAATATACGACGAGGGCCTGGCCGTCCTCAGCCGTTCTCCCATACTGGGGACCAGCCAGTTTTACATCACCGGCATCCGGGATTATGAAAACTGGAAGACCCGTAAAATACTCGGAATCAACACCCGGACAGAATACGGAGATGAATCCTTTTACAGTGTCCACATGGGTTGGTGGAATGACAGCGAAGAACCCTTTGAGGGACAATGGAAACGCATATGCAGGGGCCTGGCCCCCTTATCCGGAAAACAGCTGTGGCTCATGGGGGATTTCAACTCCCCGGCACATGTAACCGGCCAGGGACGGGACCTGATACTGGCCTCAGGCTGGTTTGACGCCTACGACCTGGCTGTCTCCAGGGATTCAGGCGTCACGGTGGCAAATGCCATTGACGGATGGAGGGAACAGGGAGAGATATCGGGAATGCGCATTGATTACATCTGGACCAGCCGCAGGGTGCCGGTTATTTCCACCAAAACCATATACGACGGCATATCCGGCCCCCTTGTATCAGACCACTTTGGAATCATCACAGAATATTAAACAGGGCAATGCCTGCAAAAAACGAGGAGCATATAGAAATGAAACGAGAAAGCGGAATCTTACTATCCATCGCCA is a window of Enterocloster clostridioformis DNA encoding:
- a CDS encoding helix-turn-helix domain-containing protein, giving the protein MALRAKDIAEMLGVSTATVSLVLNNKPGVGEKRRQEIIQKIKEMDCGYMLKEQRINNVQGTSKAVAYLCGVEIGTSPVKRGSVKKITD
- the nrdG gene encoding anaerobic ribonucleoside-triphosphate reductase activating protein — encoded protein: MNYGTIKKNDIANGAGVRVSLFVSGCTHHCPGCFNEEAWDFNFGIPFTGETQEEILEALAPDYIEGLTLLGGEPFEPENQEVLVPFLEKVRARYPQKNLWCYTGYTLEQDLLKDGRARCEYTDRMLSMIDVLVDGRFVEALKDISLPFRGSSNQRILNLRATLESGSVKLLELGSGRI
- a CDS encoding endonuclease/exonuclease/phosphatase family protein; translation: MKIMTLNTHSLAEPEYESKLAAFAGSLVQIKPDIIALQEVNQSRDALPAAPGRLRESCYVPCRAIGLSTDSPCAPRAVIRADNHAFNLALLLARAGVSYQWTWTPAKAGYGIYDEGLAVLSRSPILGTSQFYITGIRDYENWKTRKILGINTRTEYGDESFYSVHMGWWNDSEEPFEGQWKRICRGLAPLSGKQLWLMGDFNSPAHVTGQGRDLILASGWFDAYDLAVSRDSGVTVANAIDGWREQGEISGMRIDYIWTSRRVPVISTKTIYDGISGPLVSDHFGIITEY
- a CDS encoding LacI family DNA-binding transcriptional regulator → MPVTIKDVAALAGVSPSTVSRTCRDHPSISRQTKEKVRQAMAKLGYEPNFQASSLATQNSRTVGIILPPSEWEAYQNPFYLEMIRGISQYCNQKQYINTVITGQNEDEVLQAIKTMARTGLAEGFIVLYSREQDPVLDYLYEEGLLYVLIGKACRNVNQTIYVDNDNVLAGREAAEYLLNLGHVRIACLSGDRFLLYNNDRKMGYMLALAERGIPFDGQLCVEVPSVPEEQDQALEALFAREDRPTAVLVSDDILAVALEKTCIGLGLSIPGDVSILSFNNSLLSRLTFPPLTSVDVNACQLGIEAAAQMISHVENPELVATKIIVPHHLVERESCAGTGRFCGDWDTETI
- the nrdD gene encoding anaerobic ribonucleoside-triphosphate reductase, which gives rise to MKIIKRNGAEEDFDNNKIVVAVAKANTAAGKNKLSLEQIKDIADYVEYKCVKLNRAVSVEEIQDMVENQIMSTGAFELAKDYVRYRYQRSLIRKANTTDNRILSLIECNNEDVKQENSNKNPTVNSVQRDYMAGEVSKDLTKRMLLPQDIVEADREGIIHFHDSDYFAQHMHNCDLVNLEDMLQNGTVISETRIEKPHSFSTACNIATQIIAQVASNQYGGQSISLAHLAPFVDVSRKKIYAEVQEEVKTFGCMPSEKAIHEVVENRLRKEVTKGVQTIQYQVITLMTTNGQAPFLTVFMYLNEAKNEREKKDLAMIIEETLKQRCQGVKNESGVWITPAFPKLIYVLEEDNVNEGTEYYYLTEMAAKCTAKRLVPDYISEKKMMELKEGNCFPVMGCRSALSPWKDENGNYKFYGRFNQGVVTINLVDVALSSGGDMEAFWKIFDERLDLCYRALMCRHNRLRGTLSDAAPILWQNGALARLKKGETIDRLLYGGYSTISLGYAGLYECVKYMTGKSHTDQAATPFALEVMEYMNKACNRWKDETNIGFSIYGSPIESTTYKFAKCLQKRFGIIEGVTDRSYITNSYHVNVSEEIDAFSKLKFESQFQALSTGGAISYVEVPNMQNNIPAVLGIIRYIYDNIMYAELNTKSDFCQECGFDGEIQIVTDESGKLVWECPKCGNRDENKLNVARRTCGYIGTQFWNQGRTQEIKERVLHL